One genomic region from Terriglobales bacterium encodes:
- a CDS encoding DNA polymerase, translating into YIRAYFERYAGVRRFIDATIAEVRKTGTTRTLFGRERPIPDINSRNPNARGFAERTAVNSPLQGTAADLIKLAMVRIARKLEGYQAALLLQVHDELVLEAPPDEVRTVSAMVKSEMEGVGELAVPLVVDVGSGVNWRDAK; encoded by the coding sequence GTACATCCGGGCCTATTTCGAGCGCTACGCGGGGGTGCGGAGGTTCATCGACGCGACCATCGCGGAGGTGCGAAAGACGGGTACGACCCGCACGCTATTCGGGCGCGAGAGGCCCATCCCCGATATCAATTCCCGCAACCCCAATGCCCGCGGTTTCGCCGAGCGCACGGCCGTGAACTCGCCGCTCCAGGGCACGGCGGCGGATCTGATCAAGCTCGCAATGGTGCGGATCGCGCGCAAACTCGAAGGCTATCAGGCGGCGCTGCTGCTCCAGGTGCACGATGAGCTGGTGCTAGAGGCCCCGCCCGACGAGGTCCGCACGGTCTCCGCAATGGTGAAAAGTGAAATGGAAGGCGTCGGGGAACTGGCAGTGCCGCTGGTGGTGGACGTCGGGTCGGGCGTGAACTGGCGAGACGCGAAATAG